The nucleotide window TTGCCTGGGCACTAGTCTCCTCTGCAAGGTGGTCTGACAAGTGTCATACAGTGTGACATCTCTTTCTGGGGGACCGGCTCCCCTCTGGCTGAGGGTCCCCATCTTATCTCTCTACTAGCATGAGCTGGGAGAGAATTTCAATTTCTTAGAGTTCATTGTTACAGTAGTCTGAGAGGCAAAGGGAATGACATGGTATCTTTCTTTAGAACACCTTCAGTCCTAGTAGAATGGTTAAATTGAGCACTAGCCCCAGGGCCTTTTAATCAAATCCATGAGTACAAACTTTTCATAATGCAAACTGTCTCTTCTTTGAGAAGGCAAAAATGCATAAGcaacaaaactcaaacaaacagaataaacttTAACCCCTTCCTGTAGGATAATGctcctgtacactgtaaagatttgtcactcatattggtttaataaaatgctggttggccagtagccaggcaggaagtatagggggcaaccagactaggagaattcagggaagaggaaaggcagagagtcagtcatcatccagaagcagaggaagcaagatgagaatgccttactgagaaaaggtaccaaaacacatggctaaacatagataagaattatggattaatttcaGTTgaaagaggtagttagtaataagcctgaataataggtcaaacagtttataattaatataagcctctgtgtgtttatttggacctgaatgactgtgggactgggtaggacagaacaACCCCTCATACTTCACTTGTGCCCAACTGTGAGGCTCCTGAGACAAGGTATGTTCCATTCTTTACACCAATTTATCGCTACAGCATAACAGCCTAACACATACCATACCCTAACACAGGCCTTTAACACATTCACACCCTAACATAGGCCTTCAACACATCACACCCTAACACAGGCCTTTAACACATCACACCCTAACACAGGCCTTCAACACATTCACACCCCTAACACAGGCCTTCAACACATCATACCCTAACACAGGCCTTCAACACATCACACCCTAACACAGGCCTTCAACACATCACACCCTAACACAGGCCTTCAACACATCACACCCTAACACAGGCCTTCAACACATCATACCCTAACATAGGCCTTCAACACATCATACCCTAACACAGGCCTTCAACACATCACACCCTAACACAGGCCTTCAACACATCATACCCTAACACAGGCCTTCAACACATAACACCCTAACACAGGCCTTCAACACATCATACCCTAACACAGGCCTTCAGCACATCACACCCTAACACAGGCCTTCAACACATCACACCCCTAACACAGGCCTTCAACACATCACACCCCTAACACAGGCCTTCAACACATCACACCCCTAACACAGGCCTTCAACACATCACACCCCTAACACAGGCCTTCAACACATCACACCCTGACACAGGTCTTCAGCACATCACACCCTGACACAGGTCTTCAGCACATCACACCCCTAATTCTTTTCCTCAAAAGACAAAAGGAGGATCTGTGTTATCACTCTAAATTTTgcaaaaacaaagtaagaaataataatttaaaaacttggTTTATCAAAGCTGCAGGCATTTTTATACGGTATTCGGGGAGTTAGTGCTAGGGACTATGAGGTGGGGGTTATAAGTCCAAGGCCAACTGGGGCTACATAAGAAGATAATATTTCTAAATGGATCAAAATGGGGCtaagggaaatggctcagttgataaagtacgTGAAGTCttgagtttggtcctcagcacaGAAAATCAGGCATGAAccatgggaggcaaagacaggaggatccccagggCCACTGGCCCGCCAGCTGGCTTAATCAGCAAGCCCCAGATTCCCACAAGAGATTTTGTgtgggccagcttggtctacacagaaaactccaggatagtcagggctgcatagagagacagtgcctaaaaataaataaattctgaaacCCCTTGGTGCAGCTTGACAGGGAAATAAGGCCTTGTCCTAGTCTGGCCCCAGCTGTGGTCCCTGAGAACATACCACCCAAAGGAGTTGCCACATCTGGAGTCCTGACTGGCCACTGGAGTCTGCAGATTCTTGTCTGCATTCTTTTCTCCTGGCCATGATCTGGCCAATGCAATTCAAGGGAGAAAACATTTCtcctggctcacagttttggggaATATCAGTCTGTCATAACCTAGAAGGCACAGTGGTGGGATTGATTCCTGGCCACAGTGTGTGTGACGGCTGGGGTCCTGCTACCAGAGCAGTCTGGAAGAAGAGCCTGAGGTCCAGCCAGAACCCTGGTTGAAATCCTGCCCCTATGGCCATACATCTGCCCCATATATAATAGGTTTCATAACCCACCCACCGGCACCCAAAACTGTGCCACTATCTGGGACCCAAAGGCTCAGGTACAGAGCCTACGGGGGACAGCTCACACTTAAACTTACAATATCTTtcacttgttatttttattgtaatgTATGTTAGGAGCATTAACGCTTAGCttgactgaaaaaaattaaaagggctGGAAGCctttaatgtttacttttattttatattaatcagtattgttttttaaaatgaattatttacttTCAgttgtgtgcactggtgttttgcctgcatgcatgtctgtgtgataGAGTCTTATCTCCTccagctgcagttacagacagttgtgagctgacatgtgggtgctgagaattaaacgggggtcctctggaagagcagccagtgctcttaactgctgagccttgtTTGGCTTAACTCCGTTccttgtttggatttttttattagctgctctctctctttctgggccTTTCTTTCTGAGAACGGAGTCCAGAGTCTTCCAAGTGTTTGAACTCCGAACCCTTCTCCCACTCCACTCCAAGAACTGGCATCttttgtaattaaataaaataatacacacaaGAACAGAAGACAAAGACAACAAACACGTTTGGCCTAGATTTCCTTTGGCTAGAAATCCGTGTTGAGTTCAAGTTTTATTATCACAAGTGCTGTTTTGTTTATAGGCAGAAGCATGTGTTGAATGCTTCATCTTTGGCTAACACTGCCCCAGGCACGTTCACAGGTATTAGATGCTAATCCTCACAGCCTTCCTGGGAGGGAAGACTTGGCTCCCTTTACACAAGTCTGGTTATGGGATGATTGCTTCATACCCTTCTACATGGTTTCTCATAGCCTGCCATGTTTCTTTTGGCTATCGGCCTAGTGGCCGCTGATTGGCTGTTAAGAACTCTCGTTGGCCAGGCGTTCCTATTCTTTGCTCTTGGATTCAAATCATCCAAGTCTTAGACTTCTTCCTTTATGTGACCGAAGGGATGAGAAGCCCAGGCTTTCTGCCTGTGAAGCACCACTTGAAATTGCCGAGGGACAGGAATGGTGGGGAAGAGAGAACCAGGTCACAACTCTGCTCGTCTCTGAAGAATGAGCTTTGCCACCAGCTCTGTGATCCGCGGCTTGATCTCCTGCACGGGCACAGTTGGATCCCAAGCCCCCACCACCTTTCCGTCTGGGGCCACTAGGTACTTCCAGAAGTTCCAGGTGGGCTCCTTCCCAGAAGTctctaaagaaaaaggaagccgAACAAACAGTGTGCCTCCCCATGCCCAATTCCTGGATCCCACTATCCGTCTATCTCGCACCTGGCCCCACCCAGACCACTTAAATTAGCGGCGCTGACAACAAGCCCCAGCTCCCAGCACTTTTCAAAAGCTCTCCAGTAGGTTTCAGTTGGAGGATTCGGAttgagagaggatgctgggaagtacACGATACAGTACAACCCACCAGTCATCCTCTCCTAATTACCCCAAACAGTCGCACCCTGTTCTCGAAGGCTGTTCTGCTTCGAGACAGGATTCCATTCCATGTAACCAGGCTATCTTCGTCTTGCTACACGGCTGAGGAGGATCTGGAAAGCCGTATCCTCCTAGCTTCTAACTCCTACGTGTAGGCCTACACCACAACTCCCTGCTTCCAATTAAGCCTTAATGGCTTCTAAAGGTTAGTCCTTGTACTGGCTGAATCCAAATCACTGTCAGGAAGTGGGCCTTCGGAAAAATTCTCGGGCTCTGATAGAGTAGGGTTCAGGCTTGTACAATTATGAGAGCTTTCCAGGTGCTTCTAATGCAAGGCCAGATTGATCTACAATCATGGGAACTGGGAGAACACTAACAAAACACACAGGAGGGGGAGAAAATGATGACTTTAACAAATACACAAAGCTCTCCAGATTCCAAAGTTCACAGGGGCTGCAGCTGAGACAGGCATTTGggattatctttcttttcttttcttttctccttctatttttaatgtgtataggtgttttgcttgcatgtctgtctgtctgtacatgaTATGTGTACAatgcccgaggaggccagaagagggtattggattctctggggctggagttccagagggttgtgagctgccatgtgggcaccaggactcaaacctgggtttgattctggatgagcagccagtgttcttaaccttggAGTCACCTCTGGAATCTCAGAAtcccactttttatttattttattttatttatttatttccctgagataggatttttctgtgtgacagtgctagctgtcctggaactcgctttgtagaccaggctggcagaactcacagagacccacctacctctgtccccaagtgctgagattaaaggtgtgtgccaccaccgctgggaGCATCCCAGTTTTTAATAAGCAAGCTTAGAACATTCAATGTTTGACCCTTGGTGAGCCAAACCTGACTCTCACATAGATAGCCAGTCCCAAGAAGAGATAACCTATGCTGTAAAACTTATTCCTCAACCAAATAACGTGATATCTGCCTACCCTTCCAGGGAGACAGCCCTGAGCAGATGTCCCACCGAGTAAGACCTAAACAGCGCAGTGACACTGAAACACTGTCTGACTGTCCCCAGAGCCTCCCTCTCCATGCACAGAAAACCCCCTTTCCCTTAGACCATCTCTGCACAGCTTCTGTACTGTCTGGTCTGCTGCAGTTAGACCACAGGGTACCTAACAAACTCTACTGTCTTTCTGTGCTTGGTGATTTCATTCACAGCCCATGCCTCGAGCCTGTCACTGGTATTCCAGGCATGGCAATCAAGCTGATTCTTTTGGAGAGGTTTCCCTGTTTATGTATAGACTTTAAGTCAGAACAAGAGACTTTCAGTAATCTTGGTCACCCTTCTCCAGGTGTGTGGCATCTCATGGCTGTGCCTTAGTTTCTCTATTCTCAGTCTTCTGTTGCCCAGGGAGTCATGGTGATAGCCAGGGAGGGAAGGTGACAGGGAGAAGAGACAGGACTCACGGGTCAGGTATTTGAAGGCAGGGTGAGCACCGGTGCCCGTAACTGCAATCTTGCTAAACATGGGGAAAGAAACACTGTAGGTACGGCGGGCAAAGTTCTCAATCTCCCTGTCGGTGTCTGGTTCCTGTTGGCCAAACTGGTTGCAAGGGAAGGCGAGCACGTTAAAATGGTAGGGACCCAGGTCCCGCTGCAACTGCTGCAGGGCTCGGTAGTTCTGGTCTGTGAAGCCACATTCGCTGGCTACGTTCACCACCAGAGAAACCTGCGTggtagaaacaaaacagaagaaggcTCAGAACCATACACAATCCAGTGAGGAGGCATGCACCTGTGTCTACTGTGATATGCCTACATCACACATGCGAGAATGCTATGaacatatgtaaatatgtgtataaTGTTCCCACAAAATACACCCACATATGAAATCAAGCATGTGGGGgcctatacacatgtacacacatacatgagtatTTGTGACTGTAAGCACACAGTTCACCTAAATTAATAGGCACATGCTCTATGATGCAAACCTGCATTAGCTAGAAGTACACAAATCCACAAGTACATATAGTACATTCAcagacaggcatgcacacagagaccaCGTATCAGTAGGCGATgctggggaggagaaaggcacACGTGGGTTCGATTTGGTTCTGTCAGCTGGGTACTTCCAGGAATTCAGGCGGGCTCTTTCCCAGAAGTCtctaaaggaaaaggaagcaaaagagCCTCCCTGTACCCTCCCCGGGTTGGGACTGCCAGTACATGGGTACACAGACAGAATGACCCCCAGGACAGTCTTTTTTATCTCCTCCCTTCCAGCAAACAAATACTTTGATCACTGAGCCCTAATTTTATTAAAGACTTTCGGCAATAAATACAGCGCTAGCTAGCTGCTGGAACTGAGTTATAATGTAATTAGAATTTTGGCACCAATGCCACATTCCCAGCTTCTAGCTATGTGTTCCTGAAAGATTACGCTTCTTTGCCTGGGCCCCTAGCTCCGTGGCTGCTTTTGAGACAAGCTGGGATAATGTCACCTGGCTATTGACCACTTCCCAGGGTCAGTCTGGAACACACTAGACGGACTCCTCAAATTCAGCAGTTCTGAAATTACAGGTCTTGGTTGTGGGGAGTGTCCTGTTTATCGCAGAATATTTGGCATCATCCTAGCTCGTACACACTCGATGTCTAGGCTTGATCACCAAAAACGTTTCCCAGTGGGGtttgtggcacatacctgtaatcccagcactaaggacgCTAAGGCAGTAGAATTATAAACTGGAGACAAGCCTAAATCACACAGTACGACCGTCtcttcaatgaaaaaaaaatgccacatgcctttaatccctgcacttaggTGGCAGAGACAAAAACAAGTGAAccttcaggagttcaagggcagcctggtctacttagcaagttccaggccagctactGCACAATGAGACacctcatctcaaaacaaaacaaaaaaccaaaacaaactgaaGAGATAGTCATTTGCTGCCACActtgacaatctgagttcaatcccagggccccacaaagtagaaggaaagaaatgattccCCTAAATTGTTCTCTGGCCCCCACCTGGACACCATGAAaggcaagcacacacaaacacacacacacaatgtaataacagcaagcacacatgaacacacacacacaatgtaacagcaagcacacataaacacacacacaatgtaacaAAAGcaagcacacataaacacacacacaatgtaacaAAAGcaagcacacataaacacacacacactgtaataacaaagaaaaaacctttttttttaaatttttgagacagggtttctttgtgtagccctggctatcctagaattaGTTCTGTAGactaagttggcctcaaactcacaaagatccgcctgcctctaactcctgagttctgagattaaaggtgtacgccatcACCCAgctaacattaaaaagaaatctttctgaGAAAGATTCCCCCTGCTGAGAATCAGTGAGCTGATCTGACCCAGGCACACTCTGTCTGGAGTGGTAAGAAGTCGGGACTCTAAATTCTCTTCTTCGGGTAAGGCTCTCCTACCTTCTTTCCTGCTGGGCCTTTATTGAGTGCACTTTAAGATGCTTCTTTTTAGCCTATATCATGTGTGTCTCCCTAGGCTTTGTGAAGGGGAGCATCTTGCTTCTCATTCCATCCAGGAAACCAAAAAGCttatccacacatgtgcacacacatgcatagaaatAGACTCAGATGTGTACAGAGAAACAAGCCAATAAAACACATTAACCACCCCCTTCTCTCACTCACACATTCCACCCAGGAAGTAAGCACACCGCCAAGTGACGACCTCAACATTCATGCCCAGCCATGGACTCAGTGACGTCATCCGTGACATCTATGACTGTCACTCAGTGTCAGGCATGTAGTAGGAGGCGGCAAATGCAAATGTTTGTTAACGAACAAATGAAGGTATACCCCAGGCAACGGCCCAGTGTAGGTCAACCAGCCACCCTGGACTGACTGCTCCcaggttctttttctttctttttttttttttttttggtttttcgagacagggtttctctgtggttttggagcctgtcctggaactagctcttgtagaccaggctggtctcgaactcacaaagatccgcctgcctctgcctcccaagtgctgggattaaaggcgtgcgccaccactgcccagccgcGGGTTCTTTTTCTGAGCTTAGCGATTAAGGGCAGAGACTCTTGAGTTGTACCGCTGGGGTTCAAATTCTAACGCTACCCCTCttcaaacaaccaaaacaaaccgGGGGCGGGGTGATCCTGCACACCGCGGTGTGCCTGTTTGGAGTTCAGAGAGTAACTTCCAGGAAGTggctctctccttttaccatataagtcctgagaattgaactcgggtccttgaCACTCCCACCGGGCAATCCTACTGGCCCTCTAACGctaccattttatttattttaattttttttttttgagacaggatctcattgccTAACATAGccttggttggcctagaactgGCTATATTGACCAGACCGACTTTGAACTTACAgctatctgcctgcttctgccacccaagtgctgggattaaaagtatgtatcACTGTTCCAGGCTAACTCTACACACTATTCCTATCAGGAGCTGAAAAATATcgcctatttttttttaatctcctatAGCTGTTGGGATTGCCTGACTCAGTTTTCAGTGTCTCCTTTATTGTCTTTCCTCCCTATCAGCTTGATTAAAACATCAACTTGTTTTGCCCATCACCATTTATCTTCAGGGCTTGGGTTTCTAGCTAGTATACAGTAGGTGCCAAATAATAAACAATGAATTAATGACTGGGGGAGCTGTTCGGGTGGTGTATCTGGGGACTATGTCCAGCCGTGTTAGAGGGGAGGAGAGGCCTGACAGGAATGGACCCTGCTCTTTGCAACTCTTTGGGTCCTGGATGAGGTGACCTACAATACACAGGGCACCCTAAAGCTCACCAAGTGCTTCCACAGTGTCCCCTCATTTTGAAACTCACACCGGTCAGAGCAAGGACTCCCAGCATAATCAAGAATGTCAAGGCGATTGAAAACAGTTTTGTCCTTAAAGACGGCCCTGCTCCCAAGAAAAGCACACTGAGAGCCTTTCTTCTGTGATTCGTCCAAGCCTGCATGATGGGCTCCCAGGCCCGTTAATGTCCAACATCATACAACTTCACATCAGGGTCTCCCACTTCATCTCAAGAGGCAGAAGATTttgacagattttttaaaaattaattattattatttttccgaGATAGTATCCCTGGCTGGAACTCCCTAAGAGGACACCAAGTTGCCCTCGAACCCACGGGCCAGCTTGTCTTTTCCTCCCTAGTGTAGGgctggggattaaaggcctgcaacACCTTGAGAGGATTCTTTGTCACAAACAGCATAGCACTGGGTCTCTGAACTTGTAGTTCAAAGTCCCTCTGGGTTCTCCCTGGCCCCATCAGTCCCGTCTACTACCATTAGTCTGGGGGTTTGTATCCTTCAGGTACCACTGTTGAAAGCCCTGGTCCtgctgtccccccccccacttttcccccacttcctccccctcccccccgtgcAGTTTTGCTTGCATCTGGACTTGGCCAGCTCTCCTTGTCTTGCTCATtgctcaaatctttttttttttttttaagacccaATCCTGATACACTCCCTTACTGTGATTCAGTCTAGCAAGGAGGGGCCTGTCCTGCTGGATGGCTAATAGCTCCATCACAACTGCCCTCTAAGGGGTGGGGCTTGAGGGACCAAAGGGATGGGAGTTGGTTGCTTTCTACTGTTGTGTGGTCCTGTGCCCAGGCCTTCGTTCTCAGTGTGCATTCTAAGATCCAAGCAAAGGTCCATCTTAGATGGTCACTCCCTACGCTGCACTTTTATGTGTCAACCCTCTCACTGTTCCAGGCGCAAAAGTCAGACTGGAGGGGCAAAAGCTAGGGTTACTTTTACTCTTAGAAGAGGCAAAGCAGAGGCGGAGGGCATTCTCTTTCAGGGCGAGATCTTGCGGCCCGGAGAGCGCAGACAGCTGTGCCACGTAGCCGCGGGCCTCAGTGGGCAAGGGCCTGGGGGCGCCGGATGGACGGATCGCGGGGCTGGGATCCCCGGGGTGGTGCCCAACGGGAGCATCCCCGAGCTGTGCTGTACCCGAGGggagcatccccccccccccgaagagCCCCGGCTGGGTGCACACATCGAGCCCTGCCCCCGCCGAGTAGGGCCCGCAGGACGCGGTCACTCACCGAGCCGCGGTATTTCTCCAGCGACACCAGCTTGCCCCGGATGTTGACTGCCTTGAAGTCGTAGAAGTCCTGCTCGGATTGCACGCAGGCCGCGGCCCATAGGAGCAGCCACGCCGCCGCCACGGTCGCAACCATGACTCGCTTCCGAGGTGGCGGCTTGGCGAGGgaaaagacagggaggggagacCCCGGCGTGGCGGGCCCGGAAGGAGGCGGCCCACGGGCCAGGACGCGCCCCCTTCGCAGTCGCCTCTGCAGGCGTGGAGTCCTGgctctggacctcagtttccccagatgTTCGGCGCCAGTCGGCTCGAGATCCAAGGATCCCGTTTTCTTGAGTCTGAGACCAAAATTCGCTTGTATGAATTTGGTTGCTCATGCTCAGGATACAGCGACTTAatagggagagaaagggggaaaatctGTGTGAGATTAGCTCCTAGAAGTGCTTGGTTGGCCTAAGGCAGATCGCTCACTACTCTGATCCTGCTTCTTCACGGGAATAATACGCATAGTATAGAATCGAGAGTACTGAACTATAATAGAAAAATGATGGGAAACTCCTGGATAGCTGAACGATGTGTACAAACTTTAGCTTAAGACGGAGAGgtcagagaaggcaaaggagcCTGAGTCTGCAGCGGTTTGGACTCTTGCAGTGCAGGAGGTTTAGGAGAGACTGCTTTCGGGTTCACCCTGTAGAGACTCTGAGAGATAGCAGACCCTTACACTGCGGTCTTGCCAATCACTGATTAGTGTCTCCTGGCAAGAGGCGCTACAGGAGCCAAGAAGGCTCCTTATCTGGAGCAGCTGACAGCTAAAGGCTTTTTGTGGACATAACATGGCTAGCAGCTGGAATGTCGTCTTTAGTGACAGGCGATCTGGACAGCGCACTACACTGTTTCGCAGGCACAGAAAACCTCTTTGATACCCACAAGGAGCTGAGCATCTATTGGTGACTAAGTGTGCGTTACATATTTGGGGTACCTGTCCTATGCCAAATTCAGCTCAAGGCGCCTCTTCTCCAGTGATGAGCAAGATATATGGTCCCTATTCAGAGGGAGATAGGGCACTAAGTGGTTCACAGTTAACTCTGAAACCACTGTTATGGCAAGTTAGTACCTGACAAAGCTGAGGGtgggttgggggaaggacagGAGGTTTGAAATGAACTCTGACAAATGAGTAGACATTattcaagtcaaagcaggaagcaTGCATGAAGGTCGCCAGGGAGAGGGAAACATGATACACTGGGCAAGAAAGGGTATTTTGGCTGGAGTGGAGAGAACaatgcaggggtgggggtggggcagggtggaggGTATCACAAAGCTTGGTGGGCCACAGTAAAGTTTATGGGCTTGTGGTGCATAGTAgccaatgcctttaatcccagcatttgaagaacagaggcaggcagatccctgagttagaagtcagcctggtctatatagatcCAGGTGAGCTGTGAAAAAAATTACAGGCTTTAAATCAAGAAATGAAGTTCTATATTTGTTTCTGCTAGGATAAGCATCACTATAAAGTCCTACATATTGAAGACAGATCCCGCTGGTTTCCCTGTGGTGAGTAGACAGGAAAAGGCAAGGACAGATGCTGGGGGAGAGGAAACTGGAGCATTAGGGCCCAGAGATGGTGacagcagagccagagagagcaaTGGGACAGTCAATGTTGGGAAGGCTAAGCAAAGGTGTCAGAGTAGGGAGCTGTGTCTATGAAGGCACAGAGCATAAGAGGAGGGTTTGGCCACTTGGGGGTAAGAAAGGGGTGGAGCAGATGAGTCTTCAGGGGCCAGCTGGGGAAAggctgtgtgtgctatgtgtcaCTCTGTAGGTTGTAACTAGCAGACTTGAAGCTGCATACAAGGTTACACATCAAGATctaaaacccaggtcctcagattTCTGTGTCACCGTTAGCCTCTCTCTCCACAAGCAGACGGCTTTGTCCGCAGAGGTGTGGTACAGGACAAAGGTGTTCCAGGCAAGGCCAAGGCCTAAGCAAGCGCCCTGCCCTTCTGCCTCTTTACCCCTATCGTGTGGGAGCCTTGAGACCTGTGATGGGTAATAGCATAAACAGTTGAGCCGACAGCAATGTTGTATAGCTGTCTGTTTCCATGACTGCCTTGCCCACTAGGCTAGGAGCACCTCCAAGGAAGGCCTGTGTCTGGATCATCTTTGTATCCTCTTTTCATATGCTAGATACTCAATAAACGTTCATTCTTTGTAACCCTTCTGGTGACCGATACGAGATGCTGTTGATTTTGTCCAACAGAGTGTAATCTGTCACCTTAGTCTCAGCCCACTGAGTATTTCTGGTGTTTTTAAAAGAGCACAGTTATTTCCAAGTGGCACATTTCACAGCTAGGAGACCCGAAGACACAGACAAATGACACCAAACCCCAGCTGAGCACGTGACAGGGTTGGGCACTCACTCTAGGATCCCTAGTCCTCCTCTTTCCTACAATAAGCTCAACAACATTATTCATGAATATTTAAGAATCTCACAATATTTGTTCATCAGATTGAGTCCCTAATAGGAAGCTATCTGAAGAATTTTTAATATAgtgaacaaacaaaataaaattattgaatttATGTTCCTGTGGGAGGATAAAGGACTAAAGACTAAACCATGTAGTAGGAAACCTATAGTACTTTAGATGATGAGAGATAGGGTAGAGGGGTatgtgggaggaagagggatCGCAATGCTGTGTGGTGCCCTGTCCCTTATAGTTTGGGTCCTAGAACCTTGGCTCAGGGTGGCAAGGgtatgaagaaaagacagacatacaaacacacacacaatgcatgaaGCTGGATGAtgggggttttgcttgtttgtttttgttgttgtttttgttttttgagacagggtttctctgtgtagccctgactgtcctggaactcactctgtagaccagattggtctcaaacccagagatccaccttcctctgactcaggagta belongs to Microtus pennsylvanicus isolate mMicPen1 chromosome 13, mMicPen1.hap1, whole genome shotgun sequence and includes:
- the Gpx7 gene encoding glutathione peroxidase 7, which translates into the protein MVATVAAAWLLLWAAACVQSEQDFYDFKAVNIRGKLVSLEKYRGSVSLVVNVASECGFTDQNYRALQQLQRDLGPYHFNVLAFPCNQFGQQEPDTDREIENFARRTYSVSFPMFSKIAVTGTGAHPAFKYLTQTSGKEPTWNFWKYLVAPDGKVVGAWDPTVPVQEIKPRITELVAKLILQRRAEL